The Luteolibacter arcticus genome includes a window with the following:
- a CDS encoding superoxide dismutase produces the protein MAHTLPPLGYAFDALEPHIDAKTMEIHHGKHHNAYVTNLNAAIAGKPDLEAKSVEDLIADLGSVPEDIRGPVRNNGGGHVNHSFFWKVIAPGGAKSPSGDLAAAIDKAFGSFDAFKEAFGKAATTRFGSGWAWLLKGADGSLSIGSTPNQDTPLMGKAIAGVEGTPVLGLDVWEHAYYLNYQNRRPDYITAFWNVVNWDVASENFAG, from the coding sequence ATGGCCCACACTCTTCCGCCCCTCGGATACGCCTTTGACGCGCTCGAACCTCACATCGACGCCAAGACCATGGAGATCCACCACGGCAAGCACCACAATGCCTACGTGACCAATCTCAACGCCGCCATCGCCGGCAAGCCCGACCTCGAGGCCAAGAGCGTCGAAGACCTCATCGCCGACCTCGGCTCCGTGCCCGAGGACATCCGCGGCCCGGTTCGCAACAACGGCGGCGGTCACGTCAATCACTCCTTCTTCTGGAAGGTCATCGCCCCCGGCGGTGCCAAGTCCCCGTCCGGCGACCTCGCCGCCGCCATCGACAAGGCCTTCGGCTCCTTCGATGCGTTCAAGGAAGCCTTCGGCAAGGCCGCCACCACGCGCTTCGGCTCCGGCTGGGCTTGGCTGCTCAAGGGCGCCGATGGCTCCCTCTCGATCGGCTCCACGCCGAACCAGGACACCCCGCTGATGGGCAAGGCCATCGCCGGCGTCGAAGGCACCCCGGTCCTCGGCCTGGATGTCTGGGAGCACGCCTACTACCTCAACTACCAGAACCGCCGCCCCGACTACATCACCGCCTTCTGGAACGTGGTGAACTGGGACGTCGCCAGCGAGAATTTCGCAGGCTGA